The window GGAGCCAAGGGGGAGGGCCCGAGGTGGGGGAGGAGCCATCCGGCATGGAGAGGGGAGGGGCCGCCCGTTATCGTGGGGGTCAGCCACagtgaagggaggaaggaaatcaCCCACCCGTGGTAAGGGAAGGAGGCGCTCCTACTGGGGAGGAGGAGTTATCtgtgatggatggggaagggaGCTGCCTGTGTCTGGAGGGGAGGAGTGGGAGGTATCAGTCATAGTGAAAAGAGGTCCTCCTGGAGCATCTAAGGATGGGACCGGGTGACCCTCAGCACAGAGGACAGGGGTTGACCTGAGTGGGAAGAGGGTATGAGGAACCCAGGGATGCCAACTCACGGCTGAGGGGCTACAGTTCTTGTCACTGTAGGTGAAGAGCTCGTACAGGACGACCCCGAAGCTCCAGACATCCGACTGGCGCGAGAAGATGTTGTCCGAGAGGGACTCTGGGGCATACCTGGAGGGGGGCCCGGGAGGTCTTGGGATGCGACAGTAAGGCAGAGGACAGGAAAGGGCGCAGCCCTGGATTTGGGTAGCTGGTCCCGGTAGGTGACTATGAGAAAGTCAGTCCCAGCCAGTTCTGAGGTCTCAGTCCCTGGCTGTGGGATGGGAGATTGCTCCAAAGCTCTGAGGTGCCGGGgcagggccggggcggggccagAGAGGGGCGGGCCTgagcgggggtggggagcagggccagGGAGGGACGGAGCCATAACCAGAAAAGGAGCGTGATGGGGAGGAGCCAGGGCTATGGGGGCGTGGCCACAGCGGGCCCCCTCCCCGCGGGAGGCGGGGTGGGAACCGAAAAGCGCGAGAGGCGGAGCTGCCTGGGTAGTACGGAGgaagggtggggctgggaggaggtcCCTACCAGAAGATGGGGCTCTGGCCTGGCTCGCGGACCACGTAGTACTCTTTGTCGAGAGGCAGCAGCTTGGCGAGGCCGAAGTCGGCGATCTTGACGTGCGTCTCGCTTTCCACCAGGATGTTCCGGGCTGCCAGGTCGCGGTGCAGGCAGCGGCAGGAGCCCAGGTACTCCATGCCCTACGGGAGGGCGTGGGGTGTGGACCCTCAGGATGACTCCGCAGGGGCCCCAAGTCTGACTTGGAATCCAGCAGCAGCCCCAACCCAGATCCCAGGCCTAACCCTACTGCTGACCCATCTTGCACTCCAGTCCTCACCTTCTTATTGTTTTGGACCTACTagaagtgttagccgctcagtcgtgtccgactctttgcgaccccatggactgtagcccaccaggctcctctgtccatgggattctccaggcaagaatactggagtgggtggccatgccctcctccaggggatcttcccgacccagggatggaacccaggtctcctgcactgcaggcagattctttaccgtttgagccacaagagaagtccccGACCTTAGCCCTAACTCAACCGCATTTCCAACCTAACCTGGACCCCAAACTTCAACCCTCAGCCTTCCTGGCGAATCCATGCAGACCCCGCCCATCAAGCCAGCTCTGTGGACGCAGCAGGTCCATGGTCGTCCCGCTCTCCTCCGCCCCGCACCTTGCAGATCTGTGAGGCGTAGAGGAGCAGGCGGCCAGCGTCGAGGCGGGTGCGGTGCCGCTGCAGGAAGTCGCGCAGGCAGCCACTGGGCAGATACTCCATGACCAACCGCAGGCTCTGGCGGCCTAGGGGTggcgggggaggcagggaggagtcaCCACAGGGCCTaacttcctctccttcccttccccattcTTCTTCCCCGATCAGAGTGGGACCTTGTGTCCCCTCTGGGCCTCaatatttctttctataaaatgggaacgGCCACAGTGACACGTATCGCTAATCTATTTGAGTACTTTCTATAATATACATTAATTCTTTTTAACTTCATAACGACCCGTTTTTTTCAGGTGGGAAAGCTGACGATGAGAAGGTAGTCTtaggcttctccagtggctccgcagtaaagaatcagcctgcaatgcaggagacttgcaggagatactggtttgatccctgaatggggaagatcccctggagtaggaaatggcaacccactcgggcattcttgcctggagagtcccacggacagaggagcctggtgggctacaatccaggaGGGAGGTCACAAatgagtgggacaggactgagtgactaaacaacaaggcaGATCTGGACAAACAAGATCAGTCAGTAGCGCCCCTGCTGCTGGTGTTCTCAGACCACCTACAATGGTCGTGCAGAAGGATGAGGGTGTGTAATTTGAAGAGCGGTTCACCTGGGCCATAGCTGACACCCCGGTACTTGACAATGAAGTCACTGTGGAGGGCTTTGAGGATCTGGATCTCCCGCTGGAAGTCCCTCTGCTGTTCTGGCCCACTATGCTGCAACTGCTTCACGGCCACCAGGGCCCCTGTGTTGTCGCCCAGCGGGTCGTAGCGGCACAGTTCCACGCTGCCAAAGTTGCCCTGGGGGACAATGGGGCTGGTGTTCACATGCATGAgtgctcccccacccaccccagcctaACCCACCTCACCTTGCCCAGCTGTGAGATGTATTTGAGGTGTCTCTCTTCAAAGATGGTAGGGTCCTGGCAGGCGTAGAGCTGGGTACCATTCCAGAGCCCATCACGGGGCGCCAGGGTGCCAGGTGTGGGGTCTGAGAGGAGCTCATAATCTGGGGGGCACAGGCAGTGAGTGAGGAGTGTACTGGGCCCTGGGCCCCCACTCCTAAgctaacttgctgtgtgacctccaTCTTATGCTTACCCTCTCTGTGCATTATGGCAGGGCCACTGCAAGCCAAGAGGTACTTTGTAGGGCTGGGAAAAGGTGCCTCTTGGCAAAGGCAGCCCTCTTATGCAGTGCACATGCTGCACACAGACAGAAAGGCATTTCCCAGACTTCACTGCCATGGGGTGACAGGGGAGAGAGATGTACTGGAAGCTCCTTTAGACCTGGCCCATGAAAACCTAGCGTGGGACCCTCGATACTCTCTCTCCTGTTTGCAGAGGATCCAATAGGGGCCTAAGGCCATAGGATGGGTGGAACCACAAAGGGAGAGTTTCTTGCTGACTTGGACACCCTCACTGAATGAGAGCCAAACATTCATTGAATGTGGCTTTGAACTGAGGGGCTTGTTTGTTACAATAGCTGTTGAAGTTCATACTGACTGTTACAGTCATCAACCATTCCAACCTTGCCTGGCATGCAGGGCAGGCTCCACATACAAATCTCACTCTTCTCCTGGGTCCAATATGacatcccagccctgcccaccctgccTGGCTCAAGTGGGCACCTGAAGTGATGAGGCTGTTCAGGTCACGGATGACAGCACGGAAAGAGGGCCTCTGGCCTGGCTCATAGGCCATGCACTGTTGGATCAGCAGGGCCAGCTCCATCCACTTAGGGGCAGGCAACTGCTGCCGTTCCTGGTAAAACTGGAGCTTCTAAAGGCAGGATGAAGGGCTGGTTACCCCCAGTTGAACCCTCAGAGGTACCCCCTAGACCCACCCATCCTCCCCAAGCTGGACTTCATTCTACCCTTCGGTCAAATGAGAGCTCTAGAAGCCAATGCTGGCGCTCTGACCTtggcaggctccagggtgctgATGGGCACTGTGACACCACTGAACACCTCCCAGACTGTGGCTCCAAAGCCCCACTTGTCAGCTTCCAAGCCAAGTGTTCGGGCCTCCTGGAGACATTCAGGGGCCACCCAGGGGATCCTGTCAGTGAGCACTGGTGCAGGAGGCAAGGATGGGATCAGGGATCCGCTTTCTTGCCCCACTAGGTCCCTCCCTCCTTCACCCCTCAGCACTTACTCTCCAGGCTTAGCACAGTGGGGCTGACACCCGGGTCACTCAGCTTGATGAAAGGCAGGTTCCCATCAGTCCCCTCACGAGCCAAGAGCACCTTCCGGGCTGAGACATTGCCATGAGGGAGACCTTTGTCTTCCTAAGTGGACCAAGCACAGGGAaatgccgggggtgggggggggatgaATGAATATGCTGGTTGGCGAACTCCTACACATCCTTCAAAGCCCACCTGGTACTGCTCAGACCATACTTCAACATCTTTCCTACACTACTGGCAATACACCTCCTGTGTCCCTCCTCTTCTTAAACAATGCTCCTTCATCCCATGGCTCCTTACTCCCTTCAGGATAAAGTCAAAGGTCCTCAGACTGGCACTCAAGGCCCTTCGAAATCTAACTCTTGGTCACTCTTCCCATGGGCTTCTCTCTCCCACATCTCCACTATGGTCTCCTGCCAGGTGAACAGACCTGATACACTCCTGGACAAGCAACACATCTAAGCTGAAGCCTTTGCCCAGGCTTTTCTCTCAGCCTGACAtgccctccttcctttttttccttaatgaacTTCTACTCAGTCTCCAAGGCCCCAACTTTAATGTTCTTTCTTCTGGGGAAGCTGGCCAGTCCCCTCAACTTCCATGAATGGTCAGCTGTCTCCTTCTGCTCTTACACCTCTGAGCCTGTATGTATGCTGTTCCCTCAGTCTCAAATGCCCTCCACTTGCCCTCCACCCTTGCCAAACTCCTATCCATACGACAGAGCCCACTCTCAAAGCCCCGTCCACTCTGTGAATGGAGGATGGAGCAGGCAGAGGAGCACTCACCAGATAGTTGAGGGCATAGGCCAGCTGTTTGATCACCTGTAGCTTCCAGCTGGCTGGCACTAGGTGGCCACACTTGCGTAGATATGTGTCCAGTGCTCCCAGGCGTACAAATTCCTGAACCATGATACCTGATGGAAGTAGGAAGGGGCAGGGTTGGGAGGTAGGACTGTATTGTATTCAACAGGctctgcccccaaccccaccttCAAGGGTCGCTTGAACTCTCAGCTCTGACTTTTCCCTCCCCTATTCCTCCATCCTTACCCTATTCACCTCTCTGCTTCCCTACTTCCCATCTCAGAACCATTTGCCTGTAATGCCTAGAAGGTGTTGCACTCTCTCCATGACTCACTCCCAACCCTTTGCAAGTTCTGTGTTTCTGACTGGAACACCCCTCTTCTCTTACTTCCCTAATGTCTATTTATTCTTGCCTTTCCAGCTTAGAATGTATCCTTACCTACTCAGAATCACTGCTTGACCTCCAAGTGGGTTAGCAGCCTCTGATCACCCACAATGACCTGTGCTGCCCTGCCACACCCAATCATTTATCATCCTGCTCAGCCTGTCATGTTCTATGCTATGCACCCAGCTCCTGGCACATGTTGGGCTCCCAATAAACAGctgctgagctgaactgatggaaACAAGGCTTGGAGAGGGAGCATGGACCTTGCAAAGCTGTAGAGATGGTACACAATAGAtcagaacccaggtctgcctgactTGAGATAATTCTGGGGGCTTAAGTATTGGGGGGAGCCAGGAGCTGCTTATTCAAAGAGTGATGATGGAGGTACATGAGTACAAGATGATAGACCCTGGTGGAATGGAGCCCCAGCCAGGGCAGGCTCTGATTGTGTACTGCTATTGCTGCTGTAGGTGGGCCCAGTGAGGCAGGGCAGAGATGGGGAgtgtctctcactgtctccagcCATGCACACGCCGTGGAGCAATACGAGATGCTGGTATGACACTTGGCTCATCAAGCTCGCTGCTTCCAGGAATGACTGAGGGGGGGAGAATGGAGAGAACATGTATGGATTTCTTCCACTCCTGGGTCAGATCAATGAACCCCAAACTTGCTGCTCACAAACTTGCCTCAGGAGACCTGGCCGCCAGCTTCCTTTGGCCTTGGAGTCCACCATTAATGCACACAGCACTCTGTGTCGTGATTTTTTTGATGGAGGCAGGAAGTCCCCACTGTAGTCTACCTTGAGTCACTCACCTTTTGGCTCAAACCTTCCTCTGTGTTGCCCAGCCCCTGAAGATGCCTCCGTCTGCATCgttcctctcttctcctttgctcaTTCCTCTCTGACCCACtgttctccttgctattccttaaACATGCCAGACTTGgccctgcctcaggacctttgcactggctgttccctctgtctggtATACTCTGCCTGTTTGCATCTGAATTCCCCACCCTTCTATATTTCATGGAGACGCTGTGgctacatttctgttattttaagacCTTGTGTGTATtctctttgttttggttttgggtttcttttctgttttgtttttttttttggctgcactgcagcatgcaggatcttccccaaccagagatcgaacctgcacctgctgctgtgggagcatggagttttaaccactggaccaccagggaagtccgaccctgtgtgtttttaaatttctatgaatCCAAAACCCCCTCTCCAGCTAGGCCCTAACCCAGAAGGTTTGGTTCAACCCTGCTCACCTCCATGCAATTCTTGTGTTTGGCATCCATCACTTTGAGCAGTACCTCTGTCTCTCGGGCCTCCCCATCCACAATCTCATGGTGACAGCCCCGATAAATCTTGGTGAAGGACCCATGACCTAGGTTCTCATGCTGGAGAGTGAGGAGGCAACATGAAAGGCCAGTAACAGGGCTCCCATGGGACCCTGTCCCTTAGCCCTGGCCCAAGCAAGGCACAGGTAATGGatcaattttacagatgatgaaacagagacacaaagagGTTATATCACACGACTGAGGCCACACAGCAGAGATGGATGCACACCTGGTCTCTGGATCCCACCTGAAGTATGTTTCCCCCATTTCCTGGGGCCCCTTACCCACTGCAGGCTGTCAGCAGGGATCTTGTGAAACGTCATCTGACTCAGCTGGCACTGGAATTGGGGCTGAACAGGGGATGATGTGGGTGGGTTGCAGCCTCTCCGGACCACAATCAGATTGGACTTTTCTATGGGGagtggaaggaggaagaaaactaGAGGTCAAAGGTGAAAGGTCCTCAAAGGATTGGTCACTCCCTGTCTCAGTGTGGGgacatccttggtggctcagatgataaagaatctgcctgcagtgagggagatctgggtttgatctctgggtcagaaagatcccctggagaagggaatggcaacccattccggtattcttgcctggagagtggacaggggagcctggtgggctacagtcctcggagTCACTAAGAGCCAGACCGAGGCACAAAGAGCCACAAGTGAGTGACAAATGCTAAACTGTCTCAGCGTGGGGTCTTCTGCAGAAGCCAGGACTAAGATGAGGGTTCAGGGCACACGGCTTATTTGAAAGGAAACTCCAGGAAGTCCCAGTGAGGGGAGGGAGAGTGAGAACAAGATGGAAGGAACCCTGCAAATGCTGTGGGCAGCCTGGTCTCAAGTCCTACTAGGGATTCTGGGAAAATCTGGAGAACTCACATCTCAAAGCTGTCTCATCCCAGGGGTCTGTCTGAGAGCAAAATTCACCCAGAGCAAGAGGCAAGAGATGAACAGAGGCTAAGTGCTAGTAACATCACTCAGATCCAGCTGTGCCTGGATTCAGCCATCCCTGGAAGCAGCCTGTATCCCACAAGCCCTAGATCACCTTTTTTCCCTCCTAGACTACTTTGACCAGCAGTCTTTGTCACTTGCCACTCAAGAGCTGGAACAGATACAGAAAGGCAGGGTCCCAGATTGCCTATTCAGCTTGGGGGAGAAAGCAGGCTCACCTTTAGGTCTGGGGTTGCAGCAGAAGGTGAGGTACAGCTCAACCCCATCCACGTGCAACCCACCATTCCAACAGGCTGCCAGGAGCTCTCGAAGACTGCTGTGGGAACGGCCAAGGCCAGCCAGGGAGAAGGTTCCTGTGGGGTCGCACCGGATGAGGCAGCCCTTATAATCCGGCCCCAGGGGGGTCTGCAAAGAGGAGTGAGTGGTTTCTGAGTGGAAGTGGGAGGCACTCTTCTCCTCAAATCTCCAAGTTTTTGCATATTCTATTCCCTCCACTGGGAATGCCTTTTCCCTCCCCTTCTTCAGGAAGCCATGCTGACTCATATTTCAGTTCTCAGCTCAAATatcatctcctccaggaagccctccttgcCCTCCTGGCCCCTGGAGGTAGACTGACCAGGACACAAACAGTTAGGAGGTAGCTGTCGAAATCCTGGGGACTGCGGCGGAGGACGTAGGAGCCGGGAAGTGAGCCCCCAGTCTTGAGTTTGTTGATGGCAAAATCCAGGCTGTGGGGAAAGGTGGAAGAGAACTGAGAGTCGAAGATGGTGAGAAACCATCTAGGAGGCAGAGAAACCAAACTAAACCTGAGCTCTAATCTTGGTTTCTCTGAAGCCCTGGGAACCTCACCAGGTAACATTCCCTCACTCCctcccatttgtaaaatgaaccGAAAGCTGGGCTTCTGCCTAGGGGATTAAAGAGGAAACCGCAGGTGAAACTCCACACCTGGGCACCTCGAGCAGCCCCAGGAAATGGCTCTGGGGCCTCAAGGAGCCAACAGGAGGGAAGCGGCTGAAGTGAAACTGCAGACTCACTGAGCGCCAGCTATGCACCTGGTGCTGTTGAAGGGCTCCTGAGAGGCAAGGGCACCGAGGCACCGAGAAAGGGAGTGCCAGAGATTCGGTCTCCAGTGAGTCCTTACGTGATAGGGCCATGGCACTGCTCAGCCACCTCCTCCAGCAGCCGCGGTGGCGCCACCTCCTTGCAGAAGTAGTGCCTCGAGTCCGTGGTCAGCCGGAAGTAGCCATCCACGAGCGCCACGAAGGACAACGCTGCGGGAAGCCCCGGGAACTCGGCCTCCTGTGAGGACCGGTGTCAGGGCCCGCCGCGGTCCGAGGGTGACAATCCTGCGTCCCCGCCGTCAGGGAcggggaaggcaggaggggagggggttCCAGCACCCACCAGGATCTGATTGTCTGTCCTGGTGATGGTGACCAGGCGGTGCTCGGCAGCCGGGCCAATGCACGGCGCCTGCTTGATGCTGATATCCACGATTTCTGGAAAGTCGCAGAAGGGCTGGAGGACCTGTGAAGAAGGGGGAGGGCTGAAGCTGGGGATCCCGCCCCCTCCGCGCCCCAAGTCCTTTTTTGGAAGCCAGGACCCCACCAGTCCACACTCACGAGACCCTCTCCTCCCAGCCTCACAGAGTCCCATCCCTCTCCCGTCGAGCCCCCACCAAGCCCCGCCTCCTTCTGCCACACCACCCCTCTCAACTCCCTCCCCTGCTCATCCCAAATATCCGCCCCCTCACCTCTGCCAAACCCCGAGTCCTTCTCTCGGCCGGTCCCCGACCCCGCCCCGAGTCCCTCCCTCACTTAACTCCACTTTATCTCCTGGTGTCTCTTAGTCCAGTTCGGAGCCTCACCCACCCCGAGTCCTGCCTCTTCGCTCCACCTGCTGTTAGCCCCATTCTGAGCCCCGCACGCCCTACTAAACCCTCCCTCTACGTCCCGCCCTTTTCATCTCCGCTTCCTCGCTCAGCCCTACCCACACCTCACTCAGCTGGGGGCTAGCCGCTCCGTCCCAAGCCCCCTCactgcccctcctctccctcgGCCCCGCCCCCAGTCCCCGCCCAcgaccctgcccctccccctggcCCCGCCACACACCTCGTGTTCTCCTGGGCTCCAGGCGATGCCACTGCCACCAGCCACACGGAGCAGCCCCGGCGTATCCTGACCACCAGCAGCGCCGGGGAGACCCACGCGGAAGGTCTCGGCAGCCCTGTCTGGATCCAGCCTCTCGAGGTCCATGATGTACTTGACCATGAGCGAGTGCCTGTCAGCCTGGCAGGTCGCCACGCCGCGCAAGGCCCGGCACACTGTCCTTCGGATGCGCCTCCGAGTCACGAAGCTCAAACCCTGGATCAGGTCGCGTAGGCCAGGGGGCAGGCAGACCTTGTAGCTGCAAGTGGGAGGAGTAGGGCCCTCAGTATGGGGCGGGGTCTCCGCCAGGGAGGACCGAGGCGGCACATCAACCCAGCCTCTAGGTGAAGGGTTGGAGTGTGGCCTCAGTAGGGGgccacacaacacacacagaaacacactcGGGGACAGGCGTGGGAGTAGGGAGGGCCTCCATGGGAAGGGCCATTGGGGTCCATGAGGCAGACAGGGACATAGTCCTTTTAGCTACCTGAGGTCTGGCTATGGAGTCTCAGGGGGGCTGGGTTCAAGGAGAGGGGTTGGGTCCCATGAACACACTGTAGGCTTGTAGGTGGGGAGCCGGACTCATGATGCCCTGGTGGAGCCATGTTGGCTCGCTCCCAGGTAGAGGCTGGGCGCCACAGCCTGGAAGCCCTCACCTGACCGTCTTCAGCAACTCCTCGGGCCGCTGAGCCTGCTCGAGGGCCATCCGGGCCAGGTCCAGAACAGCCAAGCTGAGACACTCACCCTGTTCCTTGAGGCTGAGGCCTACTCGGAGGCGGCCGCTCACCAGGTCATGGCGGTGCTAGGAGCCGGTCACAGCCCAACCATAAGCCCTGATGTCGTCAATAGACCCCCATCCCTGGCTGAACTTCACCCTGGGGCTGCCACTCTGAGCCCCGCCCACCCAACTAGCCCCTCCCTCTTCATACCGCCCAATTCAttcccacctcctccctcagCTCTACTTATAGGAGAGTCAGCCAAGGCTGCCCAAACATGAGCCCTGACATTGCCCTGGCTACCCCCACCCCTGAGCTGATCCCCATGCAGACACCTACCTGAGCAAAGAGGT is drawn from Bos mutus isolate GX-2022 chromosome 7, NWIPB_WYAK_1.1, whole genome shotgun sequence and contains these coding sequences:
- the JAK3 gene encoding tyrosine-protein kinase JAK3 translates to MAPPSEETPLISQRSCSLSSSEAGALHVLLPPRGPGPPQCLSFSFGDHSAEDLCVCAAKASGILPVYHSLFALALEDLSCWFPPSHIFSVEDTGTQVLVYRLRFYFPNWFGLEKCHRFGLRKDLTSAILDLPVLEHLFAQHRHDLVSGRLRVGLSLKEQGECLSLAVLDLARMALEQAQRPEELLKTVSYKVCLPPGLRDLIQGLSFVTRRRIRRTVCRALRGVATCQADRHSLMVKYIMDLERLDPDRAAETFRVGLPGAAGGQDTPGLLRVAGGSGIAWSPGEHEVLQPFCDFPEIVDISIKQAPCIGPAAEHRLVTITRTDNQILEAEFPGLPAALSFVALVDGYFRLTTDSRHYFCKEVAPPRLLEEVAEQCHGPITLDFAINKLKTGGSLPGSYVLRRSPQDFDSYLLTVCVLTPLGPDYKGCLIRCDPTGTFSLAGLGRSHSSLRELLAACWNGGLHVDGVELYLTFCCNPRPKEKSNLIVVRRGCNPPTSSPVQPQFQCQLSQMTFHKIPADSLQWHENLGHGSFTKIYRGCHHEIVDGEARETEVLLKVMDAKHKNCMESFLEAASLMSQVSYQHLVLLHGVCMAGDSIMVQEFVRLGALDTYLRKCGHLVPASWKLQVIKQLAYALNYLEDKGLPHGNVSARKVLLAREGTDGNLPFIKLSDPGVSPTVLSLEMLTDRIPWVAPECLQEARTLGLEADKWGFGATVWEVFSGVTVPISTLEPAKKLQFYQERQQLPAPKWMELALLIQQCMAYEPGQRPSFRAVIRDLNSLITSDYELLSDPTPGTLAPRDGLWNGTQLYACQDPTIFEERHLKYISQLGKGNFGSVELCRYDPLGDNTGALVAVKQLQHSGPEQQRDFQREIQILKALHSDFIVKYRGVSYGPGRQSLRLVMEYLPSGCLRDFLQRHRTRLDAGRLLLYASQICKGMEYLGSCRCLHRDLAARNILVESETHVKIADFGLAKLLPLDKEYYVVREPGQSPIFWYAPESLSDNIFSRQSDVWSFGVVLYELFTYSDKNCSPSAEFLRMMGCERDVPALCRLLELLAEGQRLPAPPACPSEVHELMKLCWAPNPQDRPSFSALGPQLDALWSGSRG